One genomic window of Trichomycterus rosablanca isolate fTriRos1 chromosome 1, fTriRos1.hap1, whole genome shotgun sequence includes the following:
- the si:ch211-244b2.4 gene encoding protein mono-ADP-ribosyltransferase PARP12, whose amino-acid sequence MAEAAGDSSSEFSDTDIDSQSDDVSSNDSGSDSGLPNQRQVCRYYNKGHCRYGKKCRNQHVCKYFLKDSCQYGANCRLSHNLSSYGSSEQERGRRRNGGRGHRGQSRSSSSDSETDSSKPYRWQLDLGNGWEDVANDHILEAQYSRPSTNGIKIFNTPRGALSIDFTKMRILKKTNLRVRRKGSRHTEWLWYYRGNHSWNQYGEKDVNGKVSSLSSSSLETDFQRDRRGSVQLTVDSTTYEIKFREMCQENLSTNHKRRIRRRPKFVPPQNGRIKIVTKMLKALKPSSSNHTPVWQFSGRGNNWHNFVPRSCCSITSADIEAEYQRNPQGTMDFTVNNNEYKLDFSQMIQVNLNTSIVRKIKRA is encoded by the exons GTGACAGCAGTTCAGAGTTCAGCGATACTGACATCGATTCACAATCAGATGACGTTTCCAGCAATGACTCGGGCTCGGACTCAGGACTACCCAATCAG CGTCAGGTTTGCCGTTATTACAACAAAGGTCACTGCCGCTACGGCAAGAAATGTCGAAACCAGCATGTATGCAAATACTTTCTGAAAGACTCCTGTCAATACGGTGCCAACTGTCGCCTCTCGCACAACCTGAGCTCTTACGGGTCCAGTGAGCAGGAACGTGGAAGGAGGAGGAACGGCGGCAGGGGTCACAGAGGGCAGAGTCGCAGCTCCTCGTCTG ATAGTGAAACGGACAGCAGTAAGCCCTACAGATGGCAGTTGGATTTGGGAAACGGCTGGGAGGATGTAGCCAATGATCATATACTGGAGGCCCAGTACTCACGACCCAGTACTAACGGCATCAAGATCTTCAACACTCCCCGTGG tgCTTTGTCTATCGACTTTACTAAGATGCGCATTCTGAAAAAGACCAACCTGCGGGTTAGACGTAAAGGTTCCCGCCACACTGAGTGGCTGTGGTATTACAGAGGCAACCACAGCTGGAACCAGTATGGAGAGAAG GATGTCAATGGTAAAGTCAGCTCCCTCAGTAGCTCCAGCCTGGAGACCGACTTCCAGCGGGACCGAAGGGGCTCTGTTCAGCTCACCGTCGACTCCACCACCTACGAGATAAAGTTCAGAG aaaTGTGTCAGGAAAACTTGTCCACCAATCACAAGAGGAGGATCAGAAGACGCCCTAAATTTGTTCCTCCTCAGAATGGAAG AATAAAAATTGTGACGAAGATGTTAAAGGCCCTGAAGCCGTCTTCATCTAATCACACTCCGGTGTGGCAGTTCAGCGGAAGAGGAAATAACTGGCACAACTTTGTTCCGCGA AGTTGCTGTTCAATAACGAGTGCAGATATTGAGGCAGAGTACCAGCGTAATCCTCAGGGCACCATGGACTTTACCGTGAACAACAACGAGTATAAACTGGACTTCTCAC AAATGATCCAAGTCAACCTCAACACCAGCATCGTTCGCAAAATTAAACGTGCGTAA